The Miscanthus floridulus cultivar M001 chromosome 7, ASM1932011v1, whole genome shotgun sequence genome includes a region encoding these proteins:
- the LOC136464555 gene encoding uncharacterized protein, whose product MPADSVVIRFPGPRALRVLARSVLFAVALLSLPWLRTAEAPARGRAVDTCAAAAAQAELLLRDLRQEGLLVHGARAVVLGGDGDCDPPAPKQDQDSVLRPFSLRRMLMIGDSSVDFLLDFGYFSEDADRFAFADRVLKHGGILAAPIDSLSSFSLPQNYRVIYIHRFSVAFVGVKKIAPADDNSHAGTRAELSSPPPLKEGVLYSQSAETINGEFKNMARKLLLLSDITGTPTAYKRKMLVQMLHQDQKS is encoded by the coding sequence ATGCCGGCCGACAGCGTCGTGATCCGTTTCCCCGGCCCGCGCGCCCTCCGCGTGCTCGCGCGCTCCGTGCTCTTCGCCGTAGCGCTGCTCTCTCTGCCCTGGCTCCGCACTGCGGAGGCGCCCGCCCGAGGCCGCGCCGTCGACACGTGCGCCGCAGCCGCGGCCCAGGCGGAGCTCCTGCTCCGCGACCTGCGCCAGGAGGGCCTGCTCGTCCACGGCGCCCGCGCCGTCGTcctcggcggcgacggcgactgcGATCCGCCCGCCCCGAAGCAGGACCAGGACAGCGTCCTGCGACCCTTCTCGCTGCGGCGGATGCTGATGATAGGGGACTCGTCAGTGGACTTTCTGCTGGATTTCGGGTACTTCAGCGAAGACGCTGACAGGTTCGCCTTCGCCGATCGGGTGCTCAAGCATGGAGGCATTCTTGCCGCCCCAATTGACTCGCTGAGCTCGTTCAGCTTGCCGCAGAACTACCGCGTCATATACATCCATCGGTTCTCTGTGGCTTTTGTTGGGGTCAAGAAGATTGCCCCCGCCGACGACAACAGCCATGCCGGCACCAGAGCAGAGCTGTCATCACCTCCTCCCCTGAAGGAAGGGGTGCTTTACAGTCAGTCGGCTGAGACTATCAATGGTGAATTCAAGAACATGGCGAGGAAGCTCTTATTACTTTCAGACATCACTGGGACTCCAACGGCGTACAAACGTAAAATGCTGGTGCAGATGCTCCATCAGGATCAGAAGAGTTGA